In Tubulanus polymorphus chromosome 8, tnTubPoly1.2, whole genome shotgun sequence, one genomic interval encodes:
- the LOC141909795 gene encoding putative glutamate receptor isoform X2 — protein sequence MGKKKPIIKVTTIVEEPFMKIRDHTQRGNDKYTGFLFELIREIASHPAVDADFEVKEVPDETYGEVGPDNRLTGMLGQLEQQEADVAAAIFVNSSQLVRDRLTMSTPYMESGIVMMVYRKPGSEEIPYKSFRDLKQRVLPGLIESSVTEKFFQNSKDAYVKQLYRKIVRTTRPFSPLFGTADEAVAVLEEEQGNATVFMEFNLADYWAGQQPCNKILIDTLKHETLVLPMQKLSPWKSKFDFVLKEMRRNGQLKKLVEKWWATKCSGNTFKTPARFPDASATTGNATSRSNSINTILAISSLILALFLLVSTSK from the exons GAAGAGCCATTTATGAAGATCAGAGATCACACCCAAAGGGGTAATGATAAATACACGGGGTTTCTGTTCGAACTGATTAGAGAGATCGCCAGTCACCCGGCTGTAGACGCTGATTTTGAGGTGAAAGAAGTGCCAGATGAGACATACGGCGAAGTCGGACCCGATAACCGATTAACCGGTATGTTAGGTCAACTGGAGCAACAG GAAGCTGATGTAGCGGCAGCCatatttgttaacagttcTCAGTTGGTTAGAGACAGGCTGACAATGTCTACTCCATATATGGAGAGCGGTATTGTGATGATGGTTTACAGGAAACCGGGGTCAGAGGAAATACCATATAAATCATTCAGAGATTTGAAACAACG CGTTCTACCCGGCCTGATTGAAAGCAGCGTAACCGAAAAGTTCTTTCAGAATTCCAAAGACGCCTACGTGAAACAACTATACAGAAAAATAGTCCGCACGACACGGCCGTTTTCCCCACTATTCGGCACGGCAGACGAAGCCGTCGCTGTTCTCGAGGAAGAGCAGGGTAACGCTACGGTGTTCATGGAGTTCAACTTGGCAGATTACTGGGCCGGCCAGCAGCCATGCAACAAAATCCTTATCGACACGCTCAAACACGAAACGCTGGTTTTACCGATGCAAAAATTGTCTCCGTGGAAATCTAAGTTCGACTTCGTGTTGAAGGAAATGCGAAGAAATGGGCAACTGAAGAAGTTAGTAGAGAAATGGTGGGCGACAAAATGCTCGGGAAATACTTTCAAAACTCCGGCGCGATTCCCGGATGCATCCGCGACGACTGGTAATGCCACCTCGCGGTCGAATAGTATAAACACAATTTTGGCAATATCTAGTTTAATATTAGCCCTTTTCTTACTGGTTTCGACGTCAAAATAA